A portion of the Micromonospora tarapacensis genome contains these proteins:
- a CDS encoding DinB family protein gives MFVQPLATVAVLLGLVSLDRTWRVGDRSTFRWLAVGTARWCATAVLALTPEGTRRQRRLLDQGLGPAFMSECCRSGLLSSDIRWSGLRRASDRDHRLTGEGMHGMGDEEKSALSMFLEAQRVSVLAIIDGLDVTALTTAVLPSGWTPLGLVEHLGYAERHWFQEIMFGSAVPLAWPDDDHAPLTTPRPPSVVLDFYRAQCERSDAVLAATPLSAPVRERHPGSLGDEVTDLRRVVLHMIEETARHAGHLDAARELLDGKTGLGPR, from the coding sequence ATGTTCGTCCAGCCGCTCGCCACGGTGGCCGTGCTCCTCGGGTTGGTGTCCCTCGACCGCACCTGGCGGGTCGGCGATCGGTCCACGTTCCGCTGGCTCGCCGTCGGCACCGCCCGGTGGTGCGCGACTGCGGTCCTCGCGCTGACCCCCGAGGGCACGCGGCGGCAGCGCAGGTTGCTGGACCAGGGGTTGGGGCCGGCGTTCATGAGTGAATGCTGTCGGTCGGGATTGTTATCGTCCGACATCCGCTGGAGCGGACTCCGGCGGGCTTCCGACCGGGACCACCGGCTGACAGGAGAGGGGATGCACGGCATGGGCGACGAGGAGAAGAGCGCACTGTCGATGTTCCTGGAGGCGCAGCGGGTCAGCGTCCTCGCGATCATTGACGGGCTCGACGTGACAGCCCTGACCACCGCCGTGCTGCCCTCCGGGTGGACGCCACTGGGCCTGGTGGAGCATCTCGGCTACGCCGAGCGGCACTGGTTCCAGGAGATCATGTTCGGCTCGGCCGTCCCGCTGGCCTGGCCCGACGACGACCACGCGCCGCTGACCACGCCCCGACCGCCGTCGGTGGTGCTGGACTTCTACCGTGCCCAGTGCGAGCGGTCCGACGCCGTCCTCGCCGCCACGCCGCTGTCCGCGCCGGTACGCGAGCGGCACCCCGGCTCGCTCGGAGACGAGGTCACCGACCTGCGGCGCGTCGTCCTGCACATGATCGAGGAGACCGCCCGACACGCGGGTCATCTCGACGCGGCTCGCGAGCTGCTCGACGGAAAGACGGGCCTCGGGCCTCGATGA
- a CDS encoding sulfatase-like hydrolase/transferase, with protein MTDRPGAGPDAATEASARDGSAADGAPVAGRRDRWRRWGDRWRGWGDWRAEAGRLLEVTALVGLVITQPLLDILGRSPDFFLFHRADRGEILLLVALVAVLPTAAIGLLGLLSGAAGRLARAATHSLTLGLLVAALAVQVGRHTTPLRGVPLLLVAGAVGAVGVVAYRRWRFPGRALRLAAVGPLIFVGLFLFASPTGPVVLPRGDGGSAGTATGDRHPPVVMLILDELPLVSLLGPGGGVDATRFPHFAELAAGSTWYRNATGVSGWTPYALPAMLTGRYPAEPFAPHFSHYPDNLFTAFGGLYDIRAEESITRLCPPSRCERPVTPQQGIGVLARETGRLLRQLTAPQDSRIDPEDSYRERTAEEAGIDAAEPVPDDPKFRWDSLNVNQPARFTSFLNGLTPSGRPTLHFLHLLMPHTPWAYLPSGARYEAPEDFPYEGDGWVDLARARHLAQLGYTDRLIGETMRTLRANGLWDRALVVVTADHGVSFTKGAQGRGEDAIRAAADEVAWVPLFVKTPGQRTGQVDDRNWEHVDLLPTIADEAAIRLPWRVDGRSARQAPRTGQGKVFYDRPSQPMPITGAVPAAPAPAAPHPLVGTTVGAAPAGGTARVGGLDAFRAVDPDEGLLPGMIWGTVPDRVADGTELAVAVNGTVAAVVPVVAPDPGGRRFAALLADDRLFHAGTNRLDLYLVGAGGQLRHLTIS; from the coding sequence GTGACCGACCGTCCCGGCGCCGGGCCCGATGCCGCGACGGAGGCGTCCGCGCGAGACGGTTCCGCCGCGGACGGGGCCCCGGTGGCGGGGCGTCGTGACCGGTGGCGACGGTGGGGCGACCGGTGGCGGGGGTGGGGTGACTGGCGGGCCGAGGCCGGCCGGCTGCTGGAGGTCACGGCGCTGGTCGGACTGGTGATCACCCAGCCGCTGCTGGACATCCTCGGCCGCAGTCCCGACTTCTTCCTGTTCCACCGGGCCGACCGGGGGGAGATCCTGCTGCTGGTGGCCCTGGTCGCCGTGTTGCCGACAGCGGCGATCGGGCTGCTCGGCCTGCTGTCCGGAGCGGCCGGGCGGCTCGCGCGAGCGGCCACCCACAGCCTGACGCTGGGCCTGCTGGTCGCCGCGCTGGCGGTGCAGGTCGGCCGGCACACCACGCCGCTGCGGGGCGTACCGCTGCTGCTGGTGGCCGGGGCGGTCGGTGCCGTCGGCGTCGTCGCGTACCGGCGGTGGCGGTTCCCGGGCCGGGCACTGCGACTGGCCGCGGTCGGGCCGTTGATCTTCGTCGGGCTGTTCCTGTTCGCCTCGCCGACCGGGCCGGTGGTGTTGCCGCGCGGCGACGGCGGGTCGGCCGGCACGGCGACCGGCGACCGGCACCCGCCGGTGGTGATGCTGATCCTCGACGAGTTGCCCCTGGTCTCCCTGCTCGGTCCGGGCGGTGGCGTCGACGCCACCCGGTTCCCGCACTTCGCCGAGTTGGCCGCCGGGTCGACCTGGTACCGCAACGCGACCGGCGTCAGCGGCTGGACGCCGTACGCGTTGCCGGCGATGCTGACCGGCCGTTACCCTGCGGAGCCCTTCGCCCCGCACTTCTCGCACTACCCGGACAACCTCTTCACCGCCTTCGGCGGGCTCTACGACATCCGCGCCGAGGAGAGCATCACCCGGTTGTGCCCGCCGAGCCGCTGCGAGCGGCCGGTCACCCCGCAACAGGGGATCGGGGTGCTGGCCCGGGAGACCGGCAGGCTGCTGCGCCAGCTGACTGCCCCGCAGGACAGCCGGATCGACCCGGAGGACTCCTACCGCGAGCGCACCGCCGAGGAGGCCGGCATCGACGCCGCCGAGCCGGTGCCGGACGACCCGAAGTTCCGCTGGGACAGCCTCAACGTCAACCAACCGGCCCGGTTCACCAGCTTCCTGAACGGCCTGACCCCGTCCGGGCGGCCGACGCTGCACTTCCTGCACCTGCTGATGCCGCACACGCCGTGGGCGTACCTGCCGTCGGGGGCTCGCTACGAGGCACCGGAAGACTTTCCCTACGAGGGCGACGGCTGGGTGGATCTCGCCCGGGCGCGCCACCTGGCGCAGCTCGGCTACACCGACCGGCTGATCGGCGAGACGATGCGGACGTTGCGCGCCAACGGCCTGTGGGACCGGGCGCTGGTGGTGGTGACCGCCGACCACGGGGTCAGCTTCACCAAGGGTGCCCAGGGGCGGGGCGAGGACGCCATCAGGGCCGCCGCCGACGAGGTGGCCTGGGTGCCGCTGTTCGTCAAGACGCCGGGGCAGCGCACCGGGCAGGTCGACGACCGCAACTGGGAACATGTCGACCTGCTGCCGACGATCGCCGACGAGGCGGCCATCCGGCTGCCCTGGCGGGTCGACGGCCGTTCCGCCCGGCAGGCACCCCGTACCGGGCAGGGCAAGGTCTTCTACGACCGGCCGTCCCAACCGATGCCGATCACCGGCGCCGTGCCGGCGGCCCCGGCGCCGGCGGCACCGCATCCGCTGGTCGGCACCACCGTGGGCGCCGCACCGGCCGGCGGCACCGCCCGGGTCGGTGGGCTGGACGCCTTCCGCGCGGTCGATCCCGACGAGGGCCTGCTGCCCGGCATGATCTGGGGCACCGTGCCGGACCGGGTGGCCGACGGCACCGAGCTGGCGGTGGCCGTCAACGGCACCGTCGCGGCGGTCGTCCCGGTGGTCGCCCCGGATCCGGGCGGGCGTCGCTTCGCCGCGCTGCTCGCCGACGACCGGCTGTTCCACGCCGGCACGAACCGCCTCGACCTCTACCTCGTCGGTGCCGGCGGTCAGCTGCGCCACCTGACGATCTCCTGA
- a CDS encoding M14 family zinc carboxypeptidase: MRYRRTTAGVFSALLAVTLAATAQPAQATTAAEPQAEPNQVQGLTVVQGDGYATLAWTPVGGATDYQIERTPVADDDTATGPSVTVGVWRPNRQINNSEPTFADAGFAPGNRFQWRVSARFDGTGQPYSVPVSGTTRAPWGDPDTPGQSLRTQWETTLGAQYTSDVDEYAYTAAIDELSDRVRVVEIGRTLQDRPINMFVVGYPAPPTTPAAVAATNPLVVNCNVHGNEPGDREACLIMARQLAFTDDATTLGLLSKTTMLIVPTINGDGRAANSRGNSTGQDLNRDYSLIRQPETQSFVEMVRDYRPIASYDGHEYGNRNTGDLPMLPPRHQNVAQGIFDESRHMIEGHMYTQGARDGWWACPYGCTGANVGLGEETILRNTLGLKNVVNSLLELRSAGGPTRPDEGNTTNNRRRKTYSALWTFHQFLAYHGAAVGDITAARADAIRFQSANTGRIVFRGSRPIEAYPAPHPGATPPPLDAPTPERILEQPPCAYQLTEEQYHGARTDGPSGRQTTVAQRLAAHGWKVIKVAGGYLVPLSQPERGLVPLLLDAQAVEGMVDGERVAPTLTGTHNGPLTISGVACLAGATVRGPVRVRPGATLIVNGGSINGPVDASDAAGFVLTAGTVNGPVNVTGTAGPVLLVGNKISGPVNVVNSAGVAPLVAGNTVNGPLGCTGNAATPVNLEVANSVSGPRFNQCARL, translated from the coding sequence TTGAGATACAGACGGACCACGGCCGGTGTCTTCTCCGCCCTACTCGCCGTCACCCTCGCGGCGACCGCACAGCCCGCCCAGGCGACCACGGCTGCCGAACCGCAGGCGGAGCCGAACCAGGTGCAGGGCCTCACGGTCGTCCAGGGCGACGGGTACGCCACCCTGGCCTGGACCCCGGTCGGCGGGGCCACCGACTACCAGATCGAGCGGACCCCGGTCGCCGACGACGACACCGCCACCGGCCCGTCGGTGACCGTCGGTGTCTGGCGGCCGAACCGTCAGATCAACAACTCCGAGCCGACCTTCGCCGACGCCGGCTTCGCCCCCGGCAACCGGTTCCAGTGGCGGGTCAGCGCCCGCTTCGACGGCACCGGCCAGCCGTACTCGGTTCCCGTCAGCGGCACGACCAGGGCGCCCTGGGGCGACCCCGACACCCCCGGCCAGAGCCTGCGTACCCAGTGGGAGACCACGCTGGGCGCGCAGTACACCAGCGACGTCGACGAGTACGCCTACACCGCCGCGATCGACGAGCTGAGTGACCGGGTGCGCGTGGTGGAGATCGGCCGCACCCTCCAGGACCGGCCGATCAACATGTTCGTCGTCGGCTACCCGGCCCCGCCGACCACCCCGGCGGCGGTGGCCGCGACGAACCCGCTGGTGGTCAACTGCAACGTGCACGGCAACGAGCCCGGTGACCGGGAGGCCTGTCTCATCATGGCCCGGCAGTTGGCGTTCACCGACGACGCCACCACGCTCGGCCTGCTGTCGAAGACGACCATGCTGATCGTGCCGACGATCAACGGCGACGGCCGGGCGGCCAACAGCCGGGGCAACTCCACCGGCCAGGACCTCAACCGGGACTACTCGCTGATCCGTCAGCCGGAGACCCAGTCCTTCGTGGAGATGGTCCGCGACTACCGGCCGATCGCCAGCTACGACGGCCACGAGTACGGCAACCGCAACACCGGTGACCTGCCGATGCTGCCACCACGCCACCAGAACGTGGCGCAGGGGATCTTCGACGAGTCGCGGCACATGATCGAGGGCCACATGTACACCCAGGGCGCCCGGGACGGCTGGTGGGCCTGCCCGTACGGGTGCACCGGAGCGAACGTCGGCCTGGGCGAGGAAACCATCCTGCGCAACACCCTCGGCCTGAAGAACGTGGTCAACTCCCTGCTGGAGTTGCGCAGCGCCGGCGGACCGACCCGGCCCGACGAGGGCAACACCACCAACAACCGCCGGCGCAAGACGTACTCGGCGCTGTGGACGTTCCACCAGTTCCTGGCGTACCACGGGGCGGCCGTCGGCGACATCACCGCGGCCCGCGCCGACGCGATCAGGTTCCAGTCCGCGAACACCGGCCGGATCGTCTTCCGGGGCTCCCGCCCGATCGAGGCGTACCCCGCGCCGCACCCGGGCGCCACCCCGCCACCGCTGGACGCGCCCACCCCGGAGCGGATCCTGGAACAGCCGCCGTGCGCCTACCAGCTCACCGAGGAGCAGTACCACGGTGCACGGACCGACGGCCCGAGCGGCCGGCAGACCACCGTGGCCCAGCGGCTCGCCGCCCACGGCTGGAAGGTGATCAAGGTTGCCGGCGGGTACCTCGTGCCGCTGTCCCAGCCGGAGCGGGGCCTGGTGCCGCTGTTGCTCGACGCGCAGGCCGTCGAGGGCATGGTCGACGGCGAGCGGGTCGCCCCCACCCTGACCGGCACCCACAACGGCCCGCTGACCATCTCCGGAGTGGCCTGCCTCGCGGGCGCCACCGTCCGGGGGCCCGTCCGGGTCCGGCCGGGTGCCACGCTCATCGTGAACGGCGGTTCGATCAACGGCCCGGTGGACGCCAGCGACGCGGCCGGGTTCGTGCTGACCGCCGGCACGGTCAACGGTCCGGTGAACGTCACCGGCACGGCCGGCCCGGTCCTGCTGGTCGGCAACAAGATCAGCGGACCGGTCAACGTGGTCAACAGCGCGGGCGTGGCCCCACTGGTGGCGGGCAACACCGTCAACGGCCCGCTGGGCTGCACCGGCAACGCCGCCACGCCGGTGAACCTGGAGGTCGCCAACTCGGTCAGCGGACCGAGATTCAACCAGTGCGCCCGCCTGTGA
- a CDS encoding response regulator transcription factor, producing the protein MRVLLVEDDLRVSAGLASALRRRGHEVVQAVTAAEAEQAEPVDLVLLDMNLPDRDGLEVCRRIRQHDEGVAIIAVTARVEEHDRVAGLRAGADDYVVKPFSMVELQARIEAVMRRTTRTARPATALQVGGLRIDVDARRVWVGDREVGLSRKEFGLLVALARQAGTVVPRDRLQLEVWQTTWATRHNLDVHVAALRGKLDDAAMVETVRGVGYRLRAG; encoded by the coding sequence GTGCGGGTGCTCCTGGTGGAAGACGACCTCCGCGTCTCGGCGGGTCTCGCCTCGGCGCTGCGGCGGCGGGGGCACGAGGTGGTCCAGGCGGTGACGGCCGCGGAGGCGGAACAGGCCGAGCCGGTCGACCTCGTCCTGCTCGACATGAACCTGCCCGACCGCGACGGGCTGGAGGTGTGCCGGCGGATCCGCCAGCACGACGAGGGCGTCGCGATCATCGCGGTCACCGCGCGGGTCGAGGAGCACGACCGGGTGGCCGGGCTGCGCGCCGGCGCCGACGACTACGTGGTCAAGCCGTTCTCGATGGTCGAGTTGCAGGCCCGCATCGAGGCGGTGATGCGCCGCACCACCCGCACCGCCCGGCCGGCGACCGCGTTGCAGGTCGGTGGCCTGCGCATCGACGTGGACGCCCGGCGGGTCTGGGTGGGCGACCGGGAGGTCGGCCTGTCCCGCAAGGAGTTCGGCCTGCTGGTGGCGCTGGCCCGGCAGGCCGGCACGGTGGTGCCCCGGGACCGGCTGCAACTGGAGGTCTGGCAGACCACCTGGGCCACCCGGCACAACCTCGACGTCCACGTCGCGGCGCTGCGCGGCAAGCTCGACGACGCCGCGATGGTGGAGACGGTACGCGGCGTCGGCTACCGGCTGCGGGCCGGCTGA
- a CDS encoding glycosyltransferase family 4 protein, whose product MTTLRVGGRPATATDRVHRPTLTSRPQVPVQSGPPTGSQTRRILMLSWEYPPVLVGGLGRHVHALSLALAAAGHEVTVVTRHADGAPLEEYVDGVHIVRAAADPVTFPLATGSLLAWTMAFNHTLTRAALRAAATGDYDVIHAHDWLVAHTAITLAEHLRRPLVTTIHATEAGRHQGWLPEEMNRTIHGVEHWLGGESTRVVVCSGYMRDEVTGLFGVPAGRVDVVPNGVEPHRWRVSAAAVAKARARFAGDGPLVTFAGRLVYEKGVQHLLAGLPRLRERHPGLRAVIVGDGPYRGELEADVHRLGLAGMVSLPGFLGDTDLPAVMAASDCFAVPSIYEPFGMVALEGAAAGAPLAVAATGGLAEIVEPGVTGETFRPHDPDALADAVHALLSDTGRARVLARRARDMVNERYGWAAIASRTASTYASAIAQAPTFTAERAAQQMAHGRALPAIPEGNLLAAGLR is encoded by the coding sequence GTGACGACCCTGCGGGTCGGCGGGCGTCCCGCCACCGCCACGGACCGCGTCCACCGCCCCACGCTCACCTCGCGACCCCAGGTCCCGGTGCAGTCCGGCCCGCCCACCGGATCGCAGACCCGCCGCATCCTCATGCTGTCCTGGGAGTACCCGCCCGTCCTCGTCGGCGGTCTCGGCCGGCACGTGCACGCCCTCTCGCTCGCCCTGGCCGCCGCCGGGCACGAGGTCACCGTCGTCACCCGGCACGCCGACGGCGCCCCGCTGGAGGAATACGTCGACGGCGTCCACATCGTCCGCGCCGCCGCCGACCCGGTCACCTTCCCCCTGGCCACCGGCTCCCTGCTGGCCTGGACGATGGCGTTCAACCACACCCTCACCCGGGCCGCCCTGCGCGCCGCCGCCACCGGCGACTACGACGTCATCCACGCCCACGACTGGCTCGTCGCACACACCGCCATCACCCTGGCCGAACACCTGCGCCGGCCGCTGGTGACCACGATCCACGCCACCGAGGCCGGCCGGCACCAGGGCTGGCTCCCCGAGGAGATGAACCGCACCATCCACGGCGTCGAACACTGGCTCGGCGGTGAGTCGACGCGGGTCGTCGTCTGCTCCGGCTACATGCGCGACGAGGTGACCGGCCTGTTCGGCGTGCCGGCCGGCCGGGTCGACGTGGTGCCCAACGGGGTGGAGCCGCACCGCTGGCGGGTGTCGGCCGCCGCGGTGGCGAAGGCGCGGGCCCGGTTCGCCGGGGACGGCCCGCTGGTCACCTTCGCCGGCCGGCTGGTCTACGAGAAGGGTGTGCAGCACCTGCTGGCCGGGCTGCCCCGGCTGCGCGAGCGGCATCCCGGGCTGCGTGCGGTGATCGTCGGCGACGGTCCCTACCGGGGCGAGTTGGAGGCCGACGTGCACCGGCTCGGCCTGGCCGGCATGGTCAGCCTGCCCGGCTTCCTCGGCGACACCGACCTGCCCGCGGTGATGGCCGCCTCGGACTGCTTCGCCGTGCCCAGCATCTACGAGCCGTTCGGCATGGTCGCCCTGGAGGGTGCCGCCGCCGGAGCGCCGCTCGCGGTCGCCGCGACCGGCGGGCTCGCCGAGATCGTCGAGCCGGGAGTCACCGGGGAGACCTTCCGACCCCACGACCCGGACGCGCTGGCCGACGCCGTGCACGCCCTGCTCTCCGACACCGGACGCGCCCGCGTACTGGCCCGTCGGGCCCGGGACATGGTCAACGAGCGGTATGGCTGGGCCGCCATCGCCAGCCGCACCGCCTCGACGTACGCCTCGGCGATCGCCCAGGCACCGACGTTCACCGCCGAACGCGCGGCGCAGCAGATGGCGCACGGGCGGGCACTCCCGGCGATCCCGGAGGGCAACCTGCTCGCCGCCGGCCTGCGCTGA
- a CDS encoding citrate synthase has translation MTEVKLDHPGGQLSMPVHSAVEGPAGVGVGKLLKETGMTTYDPGFVNTAACSSGITYIDGDAGILRYRGYPIEQLAEKSSFLEVSYLLIYGELPSTDQLTEFTERIRRHSLLHEEMRRFFDGFPREAHPMAVLSSAVSAISTFYQDSLDPFDAEHVEMSTVRLMAKVPTIASYAYKKSIGQPLLYPENSLGYVENFLRMTFGVPAEPYEVDPVTARVLDMLFILHADHEQNCSTSTVRLVGSSNANLFASVSAGVNALFGPLHGGANQAVLEMLERIQAEGGDVQSFVRRVKDKQDGVKLMGFGHRVYKNYDPRAAIVKKAAQDVLGRMAKPDPLLDIAMELEEIALADDFFVSRRLYPNVDFYTGLIYKAMGFPTKMFTVLFALGRLPGWIAQWREMINDPETKIGRPRQIYTGATERDYHPFGKR, from the coding sequence ATGACGGAAGTCAAGCTCGATCACCCCGGCGGGCAGCTGTCGATGCCGGTACATTCCGCGGTCGAGGGCCCCGCCGGAGTCGGCGTGGGCAAGCTGCTGAAGGAAACCGGGATGACGACCTACGACCCCGGGTTCGTCAACACCGCTGCCTGTTCGTCCGGGATCACCTACATCGACGGCGACGCGGGCATCCTGCGTTACCGCGGCTACCCCATCGAGCAGTTGGCCGAGAAGAGTTCCTTCCTGGAGGTCTCCTACCTGCTGATCTACGGTGAGCTGCCGAGCACCGACCAGTTGACCGAGTTCACCGAGCGGATCCGCCGGCACTCGCTGCTGCACGAGGAGATGCGCCGGTTCTTCGACGGCTTCCCCCGGGAGGCCCACCCGATGGCCGTGCTCTCCTCGGCCGTCAGCGCCATCTCCACCTTCTACCAGGACAGCCTGGACCCGTTCGACGCCGAGCACGTGGAGATGTCCACGGTCCGGCTGATGGCCAAGGTCCCCACCATCGCCTCGTACGCGTACAAGAAGTCCATCGGGCAGCCGCTGCTGTACCCGGAGAACTCGCTGGGCTACGTGGAGAACTTCCTGCGGATGACGTTCGGCGTGCCGGCGGAGCCGTACGAGGTCGACCCGGTCACCGCCCGCGTGCTGGACATGCTCTTCATCCTGCACGCCGATCACGAGCAGAACTGCTCCACCTCGACGGTGCGGCTGGTCGGCTCCAGCAACGCCAACCTGTTCGCCTCGGTCTCGGCCGGCGTGAACGCGCTGTTCGGGCCGCTGCACGGCGGCGCCAACCAGGCGGTGCTGGAGATGCTGGAGCGGATCCAGGCCGAGGGCGGTGACGTCCAGTCCTTCGTCCGGCGGGTCAAGGACAAGCAGGACGGCGTCAAGCTGATGGGCTTCGGTCACCGGGTCTACAAGAACTACGACCCGCGGGCCGCGATCGTGAAGAAGGCGGCGCAGGACGTGCTCGGCCGGATGGCCAAGCCGGACCCGTTGCTGGACATCGCGATGGAGCTGGAGGAGATCGCCCTGGCCGACGACTTCTTCGTCTCCCGGCGGCTCTACCCGAACGTGGACTTCTACACCGGTCTGATCTACAAGGCGATGGGCTTCCCGACGAAGATGTTCACGGTGCTGTTCGCCCTGGGCCGGCTGCCGGGCTGGATCGCACAGTGGCGCGAGATGATCAACGACCCGGAGACCAAGATCGGCCGCCCGCGGCAGATCTACACCGGCGCCACCGAACGCGACTACCACCCGTTCGGGAAGCGCTGA
- a CDS encoding fasciclin domain-containing protein translates to MSQTPPPAANPALRRLLPIAGAALAAVLLVVVGSTGGSGGGSGAADAAPATVGVTGPLCGLLPAGSEPGNPASLAGQPADQALRWIPVLTTFEAAVRATGLAHELTRDVTILAPTDDAFASKFSRTNLDELLLRDTARLRDLLRDHLVSGALPLAELVAAGTVTTVAGTTITVTGQGQTARVDDRAETVCADYQAVDARIHVINEVLGDLPTTAGQDDDGHPAH, encoded by the coding sequence GTGAGCCAGACCCCGCCACCGGCCGCGAACCCGGCACTCCGGCGCCTGCTCCCGATCGCCGGCGCGGCACTGGCCGCCGTGCTGCTCGTGGTGGTCGGAAGCACCGGCGGGAGCGGCGGCGGCTCCGGCGCGGCCGATGCCGCGCCGGCCACGGTCGGCGTGACCGGGCCGCTGTGCGGCCTGCTGCCCGCGGGCAGCGAGCCGGGCAACCCCGCCTCGCTGGCCGGTCAGCCAGCCGACCAGGCCCTGCGGTGGATTCCCGTGCTCACCACCTTCGAGGCGGCGGTACGCGCCACCGGCCTGGCCCACGAGCTGACCCGGGACGTGACCATCCTGGCACCCACCGATGACGCGTTCGCCAGCAAGTTCTCCCGGACGAACCTCGACGAACTGCTCCTGCGGGACACCGCACGACTACGCGACCTGCTGCGCGACCATCTGGTCAGTGGAGCGCTGCCGCTGGCCGAACTGGTCGCGGCCGGCACGGTGACCACCGTCGCCGGCACCACCATCACCGTCACCGGTCAGGGGCAGACCGCCCGCGTCGACGACCGGGCCGAGACGGTGTGCGCCGACTACCAGGCGGTCGACGCCCGGATCCACGTCATCAACGAGGTGCTCGGCGACCTGCCCACCACCGCGGGCCAGGACGACGACGGCCACCCGGCGCACTGA